The Fusobacterium sp. DD2 genome has a window encoding:
- the moaC gene encoding cyclic pyranopterin monophosphate synthase MoaC, producing the protein MEFTHFNENGQARMVDVSEKKDTKRCAVARGYIKMNPDTVKKVVEGKMKKGDVLAVAQVGGICGAKKTWDIIPMCHNILLTGADINFEIKEDRILIEATVKTTGPTGVEMEALTAVSTAALTIYDMCKAIDKHMEIGEIKLISKTGGKSDFSAK; encoded by the coding sequence ATGGAATTTACACATTTTAATGAAAATGGACAGGCCAGAATGGTAGATGTCTCAGAAAAAAAAGATACTAAAAGATGTGCTGTTGCACGTGGGTATATTAAGATGAATCCAGACACTGTTAAAAAAGTAGTGGAAGGAAAGATGAAAAAAGGAGATGTCCTTGCAGTAGCTCAGGTAGGTGGCATATGTGGTGCTAAAAAGACCTGGGATATTATTCCAATGTGCCATAATATCCTTCTTACTGGAGCTGATATAAATTTTGAAATTAAAGAAGATAGGATTTTAATAGAGGCCACTGTTAAAACAACTGGCCCTACTGGAGTTGAAATGGAAGCATTAACAGCTGTATCTACTGCAGCGTTAACTATCTATGATATGTGCAAAGCTATAGATAAGCATATGGAGATAGGAGAGATTAAGCTCATCTCTAAAACAGGTGGAAAATCAGATTTTTCTGCTAAATAA